Within the Thermosynechococcaceae cyanobacterium Okahandja genome, the region ATTTCCAACGGATGCGCTCCCTCATGCAACAGATGGGCCAAGGCCAGTTGGGGATGCCGGGGATGCCGAGCATGAATCCGATGGCAGCGGGGCGCGGTGGCCGTGGCTCCATGGCCAAAAAACCGAAAAAGCAGAAAAAACGTAAGGGCTTTGGAGTACTTTAACGATGGCAGAAACCCACGTCCTGCTGTGCGCGATCGCCCCTCACCTGAAGGAGGCCCTCGAGCAGCATCGCCGCAGCAGTGGTCAGACCCTGAGTCAAATTTTGGAGCAGGCCCTCAGCCAATACCTACAAGTGGGTGAAGAAACCCTGTTTCAGACCTCCACCATTAGCGCCTTGGTGGAAGGGGTGTATCGCGGCGACTTAACCATTGGCGAACTCAAGCAGCGGGGCAATTTTGGCCTTGGCACATTTGATGACCTCGATGGCGAAATGGTGGTGCTCGATGGCGAAGTCTATCAATTGTGCAGCGACGGCAGCGTTGCGGTGGTGGCCGACACCGTCAAAACCCCCTTTGCCACCGTCACCGTCTGGAATCAGGACGTAACCCATACCTGCCACACGGCTCTAGATTACGATGGCTTGCAAGCGCACCTGAAGTCACTGCTGCCTTCCGATAACCTGTTTTACGCCATTCGCATTGAGGGTACATTCCCCCTCATTAAAACCCGCACCGTCAGCCGCCAAACGGCAGGGACGCGCCTCATTGATGCGGCGACACAGGCGCAAATTTGTCGCTTTGAGCAGATTCAAGGCACGCTGGTGGGGTTTTGGGTGCCTCCCTACATGCAAACGGTGAACGTACCGGGCTTTCATTTTCATTTCCTCAGCCAGGATCACACCTGCGGTGGCCATTTGCTCGATTGCCTGACGGGGGAGATTCAGATTGGCCTTGATGAGACCCCCTATACCCAGATTGCCCTACCGGATACCGATGCCTTTCGGCAGGTGGATCTCACAAAAGATACCCGCCACGAATTAGAAGCGGCTGAGCAGGATCGCTAAATACTGTGCCTATGCGGGTTTGCGTCACCGGTGCAAATGGTTTTGTGGGAACCCATGTGGCTCACGTGCTGGCAGAGCAGGGCTACCGGGTGCGGGCGTTGGTGCGGCAGCCGGATCGTGCCACGCATCTACGTGCCTTTGGGGTAGAGGTGGTGCAAGGGGATCTCGTCAGTAGTGACCTCGTTGATGGGTTGCAGGGGTGCCAAGCCCTCTTTCATGTGGCGGCTCACTACAGCCTGTGGCGGCGGGAGCGCGATCGCCTTTACCAGGTCAACGTTGTCGGTACGCGGCGCATCCTAGACGCAGCCCGCCAAGCTGGGGTAGAGCGCACGGTTTATACCAGCTCCGTTGCGGCAATTGGTGTTGATCCCAGTGGCCAACCCGGGACAGAACGCTACCAAAGCCCCCCCGAGAAATTGATTAGTGAGTACAAACGCTCGAAGTACTGGGCGGAACAGGAAGTTCACAAGGCCGTGGCCGCTGGTCAAGACATTGTGATTGTGAATCCGAGTACGCCCATTGGGGCATGGGATGCCAAGCCCACTCCCACAGGGGATATGATTCTCCGGTTTTTGCGGCGGCAGATGCCCTTTTACGTGGAGACGGGCTTAAACCTGATCCATGTGCGGGATGTGGCGATCGGGCATGTTTTGGCTCTAGAGCGGGGCAAGAGGGGCGATCGCTACATTCTTGGCCACCAAAACCTCACCCTTGGGGAAATTCTCCAGCGCTTAGCCAACTTGACAG harbors:
- the budA gene encoding acetolactate decarboxylase, which translates into the protein MAETHVLLCAIAPHLKEALEQHRRSSGQTLSQILEQALSQYLQVGEETLFQTSTISALVEGVYRGDLTIGELKQRGNFGLGTFDDLDGEMVVLDGEVYQLCSDGSVAVVADTVKTPFATVTVWNQDVTHTCHTALDYDGLQAHLKSLLPSDNLFYAIRIEGTFPLIKTRTVSRQTAGTRLIDAATQAQICRFEQIQGTLVGFWVPPYMQTVNVPGFHFHFLSQDHTCGGHLLDCLTGEIQIGLDETPYTQIALPDTDAFRQVDLTKDTRHELEAAEQDR
- a CDS encoding NAD-dependent epimerase/dehydratase family protein — its product is MRVCVTGANGFVGTHVAHVLAEQGYRVRALVRQPDRATHLRAFGVEVVQGDLVSSDLVDGLQGCQALFHVAAHYSLWRRERDRLYQVNVVGTRRILDAARQAGVERTVYTSSVAAIGVDPSGQPGTERYQSPPEKLISEYKRSKYWAEQEVHKAVAAGQDIVIVNPSTPIGAWDAKPTPTGDMILRFLRRQMPFYVETGLNLIHVRDVAIGHVLALERGKRGDRYILGHQNLTLGEILQRLANLTGLPPPLGAIPVWLPLAVAWFDEVILGALGKTPSIPVDGVRMAQQRMFYDATKAVQELGLPQTPIDQALAEAVAWYREHGYFH